Proteins co-encoded in one Zymomonas mobilis subsp. mobilis ATCC 10988 genomic window:
- the coaD gene encoding pantetheine-phosphate adenylyltransferase: MDALSPKKQPIALYPGTFDPVTLGHLDIIRRGARIFDHLIIAVAENPGKSPLFSSEERASMIRHEISRLENPTKSRIEVIIYNSLLMDCVESQGASVILRGLRAVADFEYEYQMAGMNQQINNKIETVFLMADSVLQPVASRLVKEIAFYNGNITPFVPPYVAQKLQEAVTRKKSFQD, encoded by the coding sequence ATGGACGCTCTCTCTCCGAAAAAGCAGCCCATTGCGCTTTATCCCGGTACTTTTGACCCTGTCACGCTAGGTCATCTTGATATTATCCGGCGCGGCGCTCGTATCTTCGACCATCTTATTATTGCAGTTGCTGAGAATCCGGGGAAATCGCCGCTTTTCTCATCAGAAGAGCGGGCTTCCATGATCCGTCATGAAATAAGCCGCCTCGAAAACCCAACAAAAAGCCGTATCGAAGTTATCATCTATAACTCTTTGCTGATGGATTGCGTCGAAAGCCAAGGCGCATCGGTTATTCTAAGGGGTTTGCGTGCGGTTGCCGATTTTGAATATGAATATCAAATGGCGGGCATGAACCAGCAAATAAATAATAAAATCGAAACTGTCTTTTTGATGGCAGACAGCGTTTTGCAACCTGTTGCTTCCCGTTTGGTCAAGGAAATCGCTTTTTATAATGGCAATATCACGCCTTTTGTGCCGCCTTATGTCGCACAAAAATTACAAGAAGCCGTTACAAGAAAAAAATCTTTTCAAGATTAG
- a CDS encoding polyprenyl synthetase family protein, producing MAVNLKTMMEQVAQDIDRLFAEQLPVPEDPRRRLVEAMRYAAIGGGKRLRPLLVVATCALFNVDREAALRVGMAIECIHVYSLIHDDMPCMDNDDLRRGKPTVHKAFDDASAVLSGDALQALAFEILSEEKIHTDPHVRLELIQALAIASGKDGMVGGQAIDLAAETSTVPFDLPTITRLQQLKTGALFGFCLEAGAIMGRQNKDIRDRLKAYARDIGLAFQIADDLIDAEGDEAVAGKAVGKDAAAGKATFLSLLGLEKARSQAQALVDQAIAHLSVFGSEADYLRSIARYIVARDH from the coding sequence ATGGCAGTTAATCTTAAGACCATGATGGAACAGGTCGCTCAGGATATTGACCGGCTTTTTGCTGAACAATTACCGGTTCCAGAAGACCCCCGTCGCCGCTTGGTAGAGGCCATGCGCTATGCCGCAATCGGTGGCGGAAAAAGACTGCGTCCTCTTCTGGTTGTCGCCACCTGCGCCTTGTTCAATGTCGATCGCGAAGCCGCTTTACGGGTCGGCATGGCTATCGAATGTATCCATGTCTATTCTTTGATTCATGATGACATGCCCTGCATGGACAATGATGATTTGCGGCGTGGCAAACCCACTGTTCATAAAGCCTTTGATGATGCTTCTGCGGTTCTTTCAGGTGACGCGCTTCAGGCTTTGGCTTTTGAAATTCTTTCAGAAGAAAAAATCCATACCGATCCCCATGTTCGGCTGGAATTGATTCAGGCTTTGGCTATCGCCTCCGGTAAAGACGGTATGGTCGGTGGACAGGCCATCGATTTGGCCGCAGAAACCTCGACGGTGCCTTTTGATCTTCCGACCATCACCCGCTTGCAACAGCTTAAAACCGGCGCCTTATTCGGTTTTTGTTTAGAAGCTGGTGCTATCATGGGTCGTCAGAATAAAGACATCCGTGATCGTCTGAAGGCCTATGCCCGTGATATCGGTCTTGCTTTCCAGATTGCTGATGATCTGATCGATGCCGAAGGTGACGAAGCCGTTGCCGGAAAAGCAGTCGGTAAAGATGCTGCCGCCGGAAAAGCGACCTTCCTGTCTCTGTTAGGTCTCGAAAAAGCCCGCTCACAGGCACAGGCATTGGTCGATCAGGCGATTGCTCATCTGTCTGTTTTCGGATCAGAAGCCGATTATTTACGGAGTATTGCTCGCTATATCGTAGCGCGCGATCACTAA